One window of Nocardia nova SH22a genomic DNA carries:
- the dinB gene encoding DNA polymerase IV: MFDMPQVPYARAAILHADLDSFYASVEQRDAPHLRGKPVIVGGGVVLAASYEAKACGVRTPMNARQALRLCPHAVVVPPRMKAYAQASREVFEIFRDTTPEVEGISIDEAFLDVSGLHRISGAPVDIAATLRARVRAEVGLPISVGVARSKFLAKVASAVSKPDGLLLVPPDAELEFLHPLPVERLWGVGEVTARMLHEHGITRIGQLAATDPMELSGLLGRAAGRHLHALAWARDPRRVDTGRRRRSIGAQRALGTRARTPAEIEAYLHGLADRLGHRLRAAQRICRTVILRLRFADFGRATRSHTLAAATDDGHTILGAARTLLAAAQPLIRERGITLIGLALTNLQNTDPRQLALPLDARPDTTLDATLDAVRDRFGAGTITRAALLGRGEGLSVPLLPD, translated from the coding sequence ATGTTCGATATGCCGCAGGTCCCGTACGCCCGGGCGGCGATTCTGCATGCCGATCTGGACTCGTTCTATGCCTCGGTCGAGCAACGGGACGCTCCGCACCTGCGCGGAAAACCGGTGATCGTCGGTGGCGGTGTGGTGCTCGCGGCGAGCTACGAGGCCAAGGCGTGCGGGGTACGAACTCCGATGAACGCCCGCCAGGCCCTGCGGTTGTGCCCGCATGCCGTCGTGGTGCCCCCGCGCATGAAGGCGTACGCACAGGCCAGCCGGGAGGTGTTCGAGATCTTCCGCGACACCACACCCGAAGTGGAGGGCATTTCGATCGACGAGGCATTTCTGGATGTGAGTGGGCTGCACCGCATTTCGGGCGCGCCGGTCGATATCGCCGCGACCCTCCGCGCGCGCGTCCGCGCCGAGGTGGGCCTGCCCATCTCGGTCGGGGTGGCGCGCAGCAAATTCCTGGCCAAGGTGGCCAGCGCCGTATCCAAACCCGACGGGTTGTTGCTGGTACCGCCCGATGCCGAACTCGAATTCCTGCACCCGCTCCCGGTCGAGCGGTTGTGGGGCGTCGGCGAGGTCACCGCCCGGATGTTGCACGAGCACGGCATCACCCGCATCGGTCAGCTGGCCGCGACCGATCCGATGGAGTTGTCCGGTCTGCTGGGCCGCGCGGCCGGTCGCCACCTGCACGCCCTGGCCTGGGCTCGTGATCCGCGACGGGTCGACACCGGTCGGCGCCGCCGCTCGATCGGCGCTCAGCGCGCACTCGGCACCCGGGCGCGCACCCCGGCCGAGATCGAGGCCTATCTGCACGGGCTGGCCGACCGGCTCGGCCATCGGCTGCGGGCGGCGCAGCGCATCTGCCGGACGGTGATCCTGCGCCTGCGATTCGCCGATTTCGGCCGCGCCACCCGCTCGCACACCCTCGCCGCGGCCACCGACGATGGGCACACCATCCTCGGCGCCGCACGGACCCTGCTGGCGGCGGCCCAGCCGCTCATCCGCGAACGCGGTATCACGCTGATCGGCCTGGCGCTGACGAACTTGCAGAACACCGATCCGCGGCAGCTGGCACTCCCACTCGACGCCCGCCCGGACACCACCCTGGACGCGACCCTCGACGCGGTCCGTGATCGGTTCGGCGCGGGCACCATCACCCGCGCCGCTCTCCTCGGGCGTGGCGAGGGCCTGTCGGTTCCTCTACTCCCCGACTGA
- a CDS encoding NUDIX hydrolase, with the protein MRIESSRRLIDTVAWVLIEEGRILCARPRGKDEFYIPGGKREGAETDLETLVREIDEELTVALLPETVRHVGTYEAELPGAAAGSVRMACYTADYAGTLAPSSEIDELAWFEYAQRAEVPPVDRLLFDDLVARGMLPASSAELSVGE; encoded by the coding sequence GCCTGGGTGCTGATCGAGGAGGGGCGGATCCTGTGTGCGCGGCCGCGCGGTAAGGACGAGTTCTACATCCCGGGCGGTAAGCGGGAGGGCGCGGAAACCGATCTGGAGACCCTGGTGCGGGAGATCGACGAGGAACTGACCGTCGCACTGCTGCCCGAAACGGTGCGCCACGTCGGCACCTACGAGGCCGAATTACCCGGCGCCGCAGCGGGTTCGGTGCGCATGGCCTGCTACACCGCCGACTATGCCGGAACCCTCGCCCCGAGCAGTGAGATCGACGAACTCGCGTGGTTCGAGTATGCGCAGCGCGCGGAGGTGCCGCCGGTCGATCGCCTCCTGTTCGATGACCTGGTCGCGCGCGGCATGCTCCCCGCGAGTTCCGCAGAGCTGTCAGTCGGGGAGTAG